A single genomic interval of Brevibacillus brevis harbors:
- a CDS encoding helix-turn-helix domain-containing protein translates to MDRYTEIDEVIAYIHRHLDEPLPLSRLANHVAYSQYHFARIFKERIGLPPLYYVSTMRLQRAKDLLLRTNMSVRDIGLEIGQQSLGTFSTRFTERVGVSPSEFRETAQLAEDRLRSLQQLTEWSRLHPSPERPMTIAGTIESTEPFQGVILIGLFAKPIPEGLPLYGTLLPSLGNFCFTNVKPGTYYLMATSVAWGMQAMDFLLPYETLRTRSKKPIIVTSTAIVPHQQVTLHVPHPDDPPILISLSLLMNRFIQRLPQ, encoded by the coding sequence ATGGACAGGTATACCGAAATTGACGAAGTGATCGCTTATATACATCGGCATTTAGACGAGCCTTTGCCACTTTCCCGGTTGGCGAATCATGTTGCGTATAGCCAGTATCATTTTGCGCGGATTTTTAAGGAAAGAATCGGTCTCCCGCCTCTTTATTACGTATCGACCATGCGACTCCAACGGGCAAAGGATTTACTGCTGCGCACGAACATGAGTGTTCGCGACATTGGTCTGGAAATTGGCCAGCAGAGCCTGGGCACGTTCTCTACCCGTTTTACGGAGCGTGTAGGGGTATCGCCTAGCGAATTTCGAGAAACGGCCCAGCTAGCGGAAGACCGTCTCCGTTCCTTGCAGCAGTTGACAGAGTGGAGTCGGTTACATCCGTCCCCGGAGCGGCCGATGACCATTGCAGGAACAATCGAGTCCACAGAGCCATTTCAAGGCGTCATTTTGATTGGATTGTTTGCCAAGCCGATTCCAGAAGGTCTTCCTTTATACGGAACATTGCTGCCCTCGCTAGGCAATTTTTGTTTTACCAATGTCAAACCGGGCACGTATTACTTGATGGCGACGTCTGTTGCCTGGGGTATGCAGGCGATGGATTTTCTCTTGCCGTACGAGACATTGCGCACACGTTCCAAGAAACCAATCATTGTCACATCAACTGCGATCGTCCCTCATCAGCAAGTTACTCTTCATGTGCCACATCCGGACGACCCTCCCATCTTGATTTCTCTTTCTTTGCTCATGAACAGATTCATTCAGCGGCTTCCTCAATAA
- a CDS encoding LysR family transcriptional regulator, with protein MEINDLKIFQMVATLGSVSKTAAELSYVQSNVTARIKLLEKELGTPLFYRNKRGMTLNTEGKRLLEYSREIINKFEEMQKYFHRASEPSGVLEVGMVETINALPRLLSSYCSQYPHVDISLKAGVTENLLQKVLDLALDGAFVSGPINHPLIEQEQVFQEELVLVTKNSSFTASDITGKALLLYKKGCGYRERLETWMKVEGLIPKKVMEFGTFETIIGGVAAGIGITILPKSAVHHLVESGTVHIHRIPEPYHEVTTVFIRRKDSFVTNTMQAFLNEIRLQKTKA; from the coding sequence GTGGAGATCAATGATTTGAAAATATTCCAGATGGTCGCCACATTGGGCAGTGTGAGCAAGACCGCAGCCGAGCTGAGCTACGTTCAGTCGAATGTGACGGCACGGATCAAGCTGCTGGAAAAAGAGCTGGGAACACCTTTGTTTTATCGCAACAAGCGAGGCATGACCTTAAATACAGAAGGGAAGCGCCTGCTCGAATATTCGCGAGAGATCATCAACAAATTCGAGGAAATGCAAAAGTACTTTCATCGGGCTTCCGAGCCGTCCGGGGTGCTGGAGGTTGGGATGGTCGAGACGATCAATGCCCTTCCGAGGTTGCTATCCTCGTATTGCAGCCAGTATCCGCATGTGGATATCTCTCTCAAGGCAGGTGTGACAGAGAATTTGCTGCAAAAAGTATTGGATCTCGCGCTGGATGGAGCGTTCGTGAGTGGACCGATCAACCATCCTTTGATCGAGCAGGAGCAAGTGTTTCAAGAGGAACTGGTGTTAGTAACGAAAAACAGTTCCTTCACTGCCAGTGATATCACAGGGAAAGCTCTTTTGCTCTACAAAAAGGGCTGCGGATATCGAGAACGGTTAGAGACCTGGATGAAGGTAGAGGGCTTGATTCCGAAAAAAGTGATGGAATTCGGAACGTTTGAGACCATTATCGGGGGCGTAGCAGCGGGGATCGGCATTACCATTTTGCCGAAGTCGGCAGTACATCACTTGGTCGAGAGCGGAACGGTTCATATACATCGCATCCCGGAGCCTTATCATGAGGTGACAACCGTTTTTATTCGCAGAAAAGATTCATTTGTAACGAACACGATGCAAGCGTTTCTGAATGAAATCCGTTTGCAAAAAACGAAAGCGTAA
- a CDS encoding DMT family transporter yields MNKQLLLGSIFCMVASMSWGAMFPVAHIALQEIDPFYFSFLRYFFVTIILCGLLWAKEGLSAFRFEGRGKSLLFFGTMAFTVYNMGVFLGQDLMGEPGTIAASIMEVLMPMISIVILSITTRKLPPYYTLATILVALVGAVLVITNGNLTFFTTASEHLIPLFFIFIGVVGWVVYSIGGGRFHTWSILRYSTLTCLLGTGVNFVFVTTSSLFQWLPVPTVETVMSIKYEMAFMVLLPGFVALLSWNAGIKLLTPLNGILFINLVPITTFAMMAFQGYEISRYELCGTLLVILALIGNNHFQRKQLQYRSVTKQQPSGRKVPSM; encoded by the coding sequence ATGAACAAGCAACTACTTTTGGGGTCTATTTTCTGCATGGTGGCCAGTATGTCATGGGGGGCGATGTTTCCAGTTGCGCACATCGCGCTGCAAGAGATCGATCCATTTTACTTCTCATTTCTTCGCTATTTTTTCGTAACCATTATTTTGTGCGGTTTGCTCTGGGCAAAAGAAGGCTTATCTGCTTTTCGTTTTGAAGGGCGCGGGAAGTCTCTGCTGTTTTTTGGAACAATGGCGTTTACCGTCTACAATATGGGAGTATTTCTCGGGCAGGATTTGATGGGAGAGCCAGGCACGATTGCAGCTTCCATTATGGAAGTGCTCATGCCGATGATCTCGATTGTAATTTTGTCCATTACCACTAGAAAGCTGCCGCCGTACTATACGTTGGCGACGATTTTGGTAGCTTTGGTCGGAGCTGTCCTTGTTATTACCAATGGCAATCTTACCTTCTTTACTACAGCAAGTGAGCATTTGATTCCGTTGTTCTTTATTTTCATCGGTGTCGTGGGTTGGGTTGTCTACTCGATCGGCGGCGGGCGTTTTCACACGTGGTCTATACTTCGCTACTCCACGTTGACGTGTCTCTTGGGAACAGGCGTGAATTTCGTCTTTGTCACGACTTCCTCACTCTTTCAATGGCTTCCGGTTCCTACTGTCGAGACTGTGATGTCCATCAAGTACGAAATGGCCTTCATGGTTCTTTTACCCGGCTTTGTAGCTCTTCTGAGCTGGAATGCAGGCATCAAGCTGCTCACTCCGCTCAACGGCATTTTGTTTATCAACCTGGTTCCGATCACGACCTTTGCCATGATGGCGTTTCAAGGTTATGAGATCAGCCGTTACGAATTGTGCGGCACCTTGCTCGTGATCCTTGCCCTGATCGGGAACAACCACTTCCAAAGAAAGCAACTACAATACCGTTCCGTCACAAAGCAACAACCGAGCGGAAGAAAAGTCCCGTCCATGTAG
- a CDS encoding GNAT family N-acetyltransferase yields the protein MQLEELTASTARAYKSLVHPKHLELLDQINSSSVWGFGASNNNQPAGIVLGRSAVNEGQAKIIELVVAEGHQRRGMGMKLLWYAEQKMREQGISDGQFAGFIKAQDFSWLSKIAIREGWQLPKVKTYMYTLGTMRLGECQWVERLALPEGFTLFPWKDLTPAERLDIEQGEGQWYTSLLSPFFEEGKFDPDYSTGLRYQGKVIGWVIVQRMAGNLLLYKTMFVQEKYQKQARGITLLMKTIAHAQPAFPFGMCFVEHDNEPMLRFMERRLGPTILHRKLWIETTKVLVGQYSDHFC from the coding sequence TTGCAACTAGAGGAACTGACTGCCAGCACTGCACGGGCGTATAAATCGTTGGTGCATCCCAAACACCTGGAGTTGCTAGATCAGATCAACAGCTCATCTGTTTGGGGATTCGGGGCTTCTAACAATAATCAGCCTGCGGGCATCGTGTTGGGGCGATCCGCTGTAAACGAAGGACAGGCCAAGATCATCGAGCTTGTGGTAGCAGAGGGGCATCAACGGCGGGGAATGGGCATGAAGCTGCTGTGGTACGCTGAGCAAAAAATGAGAGAGCAAGGCATCAGCGATGGGCAGTTCGCTGGCTTCATCAAAGCACAAGATTTTTCATGGCTCTCCAAAATTGCGATCAGGGAAGGCTGGCAGTTGCCAAAGGTAAAAACCTATATGTACACACTGGGCACGATGCGGTTGGGGGAATGTCAGTGGGTGGAGAGGCTGGCGCTCCCCGAAGGTTTTACCCTCTTTCCATGGAAAGACCTGACACCAGCAGAGCGACTGGACATTGAACAGGGAGAAGGGCAATGGTACACGTCACTGTTGTCTCCGTTTTTTGAAGAAGGAAAATTCGATCCCGATTACAGTACAGGCTTGCGCTATCAGGGGAAAGTCATTGGCTGGGTGATCGTACAGCGAATGGCCGGTAATCTGCTTTTGTACAAAACGATGTTTGTCCAGGAAAAGTATCAGAAGCAGGCAAGAGGAATTACGCTGTTGATGAAAACCATTGCGCATGCCCAACCAGCGTTTCCCTTTGGTATGTGCTTTGTCGAGCATGACAACGAGCCAATGTTGCGGTTTATGGAAAGAAGATTGGGTCCGACGATTTTGCATCGGAAGCTCTGGATTGAAACGACGAAGGTACTAGTTGGACAATATTCGGATCACTTCTGTTAA
- a CDS encoding toxin Cry1Ac domain D-VI-related protein has translation MGKQQPKAKTILTAVVSTGFLLSFVGNAYAAVSYPIKEIQTIGTASTSVAEDQTDEEVREASEEVVEEENQSWESLLESEGHTATNGFIAYRLETAPDKTPAVKDFRLTAAIDDQKPTRIKIKSFVWLEEEQLVLLSFSPFRAAKKEQTVSLRLQYDGEEEEFEPFVIAEKGTKAERIELVAMAKDAELSTEDKTDKTMTLVAVAWDEHDRIVTGRELIWSSSNRRIAFVNFEGKVTAKKEGLVEITAKMDDAEAVFEIAIDGAELPDLPALSVSEAVIEEAGANDGSITAKQTLKLSNGKFLGELSADDIEVHHLPDGLDIEVNQESDDELTILFTGQARKHSVADTVKEVSFTIDKRNIKRAQKDVTSDSFSIRFKDPVIVIPSPIDPPPIPALLKAKRAVEELFTDGKKEELRAGTTQKQIDDAKKLVEGLDNRVSEKPGLLADIGKAQTLLDNGKNLLEEAKQAVEGLFTNPDMTDLKPDVTQETIDAAKTLVEKLDDRVSEKPGLLALIGKAQEQYDDMLLVGAKRAVRDLFADENQTALKSEVTQSTIDAAKAKVEKLKDGSETKVLLLADIQKAQELLDNGKNLLNEAQQAVEGLYTTNDMIELRPKVTLEMINAAYSKVELLSESPEKTHWMSYVAKAQILFNNPRIDRLPDAEIELPIAPTHSRQVTIADKWEPAMDKRVLSEYLEVSVKNQPLSYKYDNQLDRFVLNEKEYVTVEVDESLLEMTHGDYGVTIKAKPTVTEDDNSYAVFKLYRGADLLDTEEIGVGFDATYPQLSPDVTEEGTSYTLSASEPLRNDPNPNLRLLFSPSGKFDDKREVTAYAKFQVSGNTIRVTFQDTFYNTFGSLITEQSKVSFEPGFMRDKAGNLIQGTATAPVKPKQ, from the coding sequence ATGGGTAAACAGCAGCCGAAAGCCAAAACAATCTTAACTGCCGTTGTTTCCACTGGTTTTTTGCTTTCTTTTGTCGGCAATGCCTATGCAGCCGTGTCCTATCCGATTAAAGAAATCCAGACAATCGGGACAGCCAGTACGTCAGTAGCTGAAGACCAAACAGACGAGGAAGTACGAGAGGCATCAGAGGAAGTCGTAGAGGAAGAGAACCAGTCATGGGAGTCCTTGCTAGAGTCAGAGGGGCATACAGCGACTAACGGTTTTATTGCTTATCGACTGGAGACTGCTCCAGACAAGACACCTGCTGTAAAGGATTTCCGTTTGACGGCCGCTATAGATGATCAAAAGCCCACAAGGATTAAAATCAAAAGCTTTGTCTGGCTAGAGGAAGAGCAGCTTGTTTTGCTCAGTTTTTCACCGTTTCGTGCAGCCAAAAAAGAACAGACGGTTTCCCTGCGCTTGCAGTATGACGGTGAGGAAGAGGAATTTGAGCCATTCGTGATCGCTGAGAAAGGGACAAAAGCAGAGCGAATCGAGCTGGTAGCGATGGCAAAAGATGCAGAGTTATCAACGGAAGATAAAACGGACAAGACAATGACACTGGTCGCGGTTGCTTGGGATGAGCATGACCGCATCGTCACAGGACGGGAGTTGATCTGGAGCTCTAGCAATAGACGAATTGCCTTCGTCAACTTTGAGGGCAAGGTAACAGCCAAGAAAGAAGGTTTAGTAGAAATTACGGCAAAAATGGACGATGCGGAAGCCGTCTTTGAGATAGCCATAGATGGAGCCGAGCTGCCTGATTTGCCCGCGCTTTCTGTCAGTGAGGCGGTGATAGAAGAGGCAGGAGCAAATGATGGCAGCATCACGGCAAAACAAACGCTTAAGCTGTCTAACGGCAAGTTCCTTGGCGAACTGTCTGCCGATGATATCGAGGTACATCATCTGCCTGATGGGCTTGATATTGAGGTCAACCAAGAGAGTGATGACGAGCTCACTATTTTGTTTACAGGACAGGCCAGAAAGCATTCAGTCGCAGACACTGTAAAAGAGGTCAGCTTCACGATCGACAAGCGAAACATCAAGCGCGCACAGAAAGATGTCACGAGTGACAGTTTTTCCATCCGTTTCAAAGACCCTGTCATTGTGATTCCGTCCCCAATCGATCCCCCGCCGATCCCGGCTCTGTTAAAAGCGAAGAGAGCAGTCGAAGAGCTGTTTACGGATGGGAAGAAAGAAGAACTGCGGGCAGGAACGACCCAGAAACAGATTGATGATGCGAAGAAGCTGGTCGAGGGTCTGGACAATCGTGTCTCGGAAAAGCCAGGTCTGCTTGCCGATATCGGGAAAGCTCAAACACTCTTGGATAACGGAAAAAATCTGCTGGAGGAAGCGAAACAGGCTGTCGAGGGACTTTTTACGAACCCGGATATGACTGATTTGAAGCCTGATGTTACCCAAGAAACCATTGATGCTGCCAAAACGCTGGTGGAGAAGCTGGACGATCGCGTGTCGGAAAAGCCAGGTCTGCTTGCTCTTATTGGTAAGGCACAGGAGCAGTATGACGACATGCTCCTAGTCGGAGCAAAAAGAGCCGTTCGTGACCTGTTCGCTGATGAAAACCAGACAGCGCTAAAATCGGAAGTGACACAGAGCACTATCGATGCAGCGAAGGCGAAAGTGGAGAAACTAAAAGATGGCTCGGAGACAAAGGTATTGCTGCTAGCAGACATCCAAAAGGCACAGGAGCTATTGGATAACGGAAAAAATCTGCTGAATGAAGCTCAACAAGCGGTCGAGGGGCTTTATACAACGAATGACATGATCGAACTGAGGCCCAAGGTCACTTTGGAAATGATCAATGCGGCTTATTCCAAGGTCGAGCTTCTAAGTGAAAGTCCAGAAAAAACACACTGGATGTCCTATGTAGCAAAAGCTCAAATATTGTTCAACAACCCACGCATAGATCGTTTGCCTGATGCCGAGATCGAGCTGCCGATTGCTCCGACCCATTCCCGTCAAGTTACGATTGCCGACAAATGGGAGCCAGCAATGGACAAAAGGGTATTGAGCGAATATCTTGAGGTATCTGTAAAAAACCAGCCTCTCTCGTACAAATACGACAACCAGTTGGATCGTTTTGTACTCAATGAAAAGGAGTACGTCACGGTCGAGGTCGACGAGTCTTTGCTGGAAATGACCCATGGAGATTATGGAGTGACGATCAAGGCTAAACCAACGGTAACAGAAGATGACAACTCTTATGCAGTGTTCAAGCTGTATCGGGGTGCAGATTTGCTGGATACAGAGGAGATTGGTGTCGGCTTTGACGCTACCTACCCACAATTGTCTCCAGATGTCACCGAAGAGGGAACATCCTATACATTGTCGGCGTCAGAACCACTTCGTAATGACCCAAATCCCAATTTACGGTTGTTATTCTCACCTTCCGGGAAATTTGACGACAAGAGAGAGGTAACGGCGTATGCCAAATTCCAGGTGTCAGGAAACACCATTCGCGTAACGTTCCAGGATACGTTCTACAACACGTTCGGGTCTCTCATCACGGAACAGAGCAAGGTTTCCTTTGAACCAGGCTTCATGAGGGATAAGGCCGGGAATCTGATACAAGGGACAGCAACAGCACCTGTAAAGCCCAAGCAATGA
- a CDS encoding lipoate--protein ligase, whose product MKFIDNQGITDPRINLAIEEYALKHLPNSDDYLLFYINEPSIIIGKNQNTIEEINATYVEENNIHVVRRLSGGGAVYHDLGNLNFSFITNDDGESFHNFRKFTAPVVQALKTLGVEAELTGRNDIQVGERKISGNAQYSTKGRMFSHGTLLFDSEMENVVSALKVNAEKIQSKGIKSIRSRVANISEFLVDKMTIEEFRLTVLHSIFGEGEIEEYKLTDEDWEKIHELSRSRYQTWEWNYGKSPKSNYRQSKRFDIGTVEIQLDIEKGKIKEAKIYGDFFGVRDVAELEAVLRDTPYDRSSISERLADINLQEFFGKLDQASFVDLLLV is encoded by the coding sequence ATGAAATTCATCGATAATCAAGGGATTACAGATCCGCGCATCAATTTGGCGATTGAGGAGTATGCTCTAAAGCATTTGCCCAACAGTGACGACTACTTGCTGTTTTATATCAATGAACCTTCTATTATTATCGGGAAAAACCAAAACACAATTGAAGAGATCAATGCGACCTATGTAGAGGAAAATAACATTCACGTCGTTCGCAGACTGTCTGGCGGCGGTGCGGTTTATCACGATCTGGGCAATCTCAACTTCAGCTTTATTACGAATGATGACGGCGAGTCCTTCCACAATTTCCGCAAATTCACGGCTCCCGTTGTACAAGCCTTGAAAACATTAGGGGTAGAAGCAGAGCTGACTGGACGAAATGACATACAGGTCGGGGAACGGAAAATTTCTGGCAATGCGCAGTATTCGACCAAAGGACGTATGTTCAGCCACGGCACGCTGCTTTTTGATTCGGAGATGGAAAACGTCGTGTCTGCGCTGAAGGTAAACGCAGAGAAGATCCAGTCCAAGGGGATCAAATCCATTCGCAGCCGCGTCGCCAACATTTCGGAGTTTTTGGTGGATAAGATGACCATAGAAGAGTTCCGTCTGACGGTTCTCCATTCAATTTTTGGAGAAGGAGAGATCGAAGAATACAAGCTGACTGACGAGGATTGGGAGAAAATCCACGAGCTTTCCCGTTCCCGTTATCAGACTTGGGAGTGGAACTACGGCAAATCACCGAAAAGCAATTACCGTCAATCCAAACGTTTCGATATCGGTACCGTGGAGATTCAGCTTGATATTGAAAAAGGCAAGATTAAAGAAGCGAAAATATACGGGGATTTCTTCGGTGTACGCGATGTAGCAGAGTTGGAAGCAGTGCTGCGAGATACGCCGTACGATCGCTCCTCTATTAGTGAGCGACTGGCTGATATCAATCTTCAGGAGTTTTTCGGAAAGCTGGATCAAGCTTCTTTTGTCGATCTGCTACTCGTTTAA
- a CDS encoding methyl-accepting chemotaxis protein produces the protein MKTAKFSRSRSLRTKLVLLCLLLLALPCLNIGIQGYYSASYSLDDLGSRILKNNVNLTIEMIDVLQKQVEAGKISKEDAQEQVKIHILGPKQSDGTRSINKNVDSGASGYMFVLDEKGVMLASPSIEGKNQWDAKDPDGIFFTQEMIKRGQEGGGFTYYQWSKPTEPDVLYPKIAYSKLDPHWGWIVSASSYMEDFNAAAESVLSDLLIVLGISLIVGFVVSWYASGFISKPIALVAERVKEIAGGDLSGKDIVVKNRDEIGQLVHDVTHMTENLRQLISRVRISSLHVASTSEELTASAEQTSKATEQIAVTMQEIAIGAEDQSKTIDGTVKTINDMSSRLQQIASSSEQVSLTVDTANMLVSSGNEAIGGAIAQMNSINTTVLELAESIKMLGHRSSEISNIVEVITSIAEQTNLLALNAAIEAARAGEHGRGFAVVANEVRILAEQSAKSTQQIKDLISAIQVDTNKAVYVMETTTSEVSAGIEVVHEASKAFQEILSGTTEVARQIQQVTTATHHMTSGAEQAVHSIEAIATTAETTAFGTQNISAAAEQQLASMEEISSSAASLSKMADELHESIQQFKV, from the coding sequence ATGAAAACAGCCAAGTTCTCCCGTTCAAGATCTCTACGTACGAAGCTCGTCCTGTTATGTCTCCTGCTATTGGCGCTTCCATGCCTTAACATCGGAATTCAGGGCTATTATTCTGCGAGCTACAGCTTGGACGACCTGGGCAGCCGCATCTTAAAAAACAACGTGAACTTGACGATTGAAATGATTGATGTTCTCCAGAAACAGGTCGAAGCTGGGAAAATCAGCAAAGAAGATGCGCAAGAGCAAGTAAAAATTCACATCCTCGGGCCTAAGCAATCAGATGGAACCCGCTCGATTAACAAAAATGTCGATTCCGGTGCTAGTGGATACATGTTCGTTCTGGATGAGAAAGGTGTCATGCTCGCCTCTCCTTCTATTGAGGGAAAGAATCAATGGGATGCAAAAGATCCTGATGGTATCTTTTTTACCCAAGAAATGATTAAGCGTGGTCAGGAAGGTGGCGGCTTTACATACTATCAGTGGTCGAAGCCAACGGAGCCAGATGTTCTCTATCCGAAAATCGCCTACTCCAAGCTAGACCCTCACTGGGGATGGATCGTAAGCGCAAGCAGCTACATGGAAGACTTCAATGCCGCTGCTGAAAGTGTACTGTCTGATTTGCTGATCGTGCTGGGAATCTCCTTGATCGTCGGATTCGTCGTCTCGTGGTATGCCTCCGGGTTCATTTCCAAGCCGATTGCCCTGGTTGCCGAGCGCGTGAAAGAAATTGCCGGTGGTGATCTGTCCGGGAAAGACATCGTCGTAAAAAACCGTGATGAAATCGGACAATTGGTACATGACGTGACCCATATGACAGAGAATCTGCGCCAGCTCATCTCTCGTGTCCGCATCAGCTCTCTGCACGTCGCTTCTACCTCTGAGGAGCTGACGGCGAGTGCAGAACAGACGAGCAAGGCAACCGAGCAAATTGCCGTCACGATGCAAGAGATCGCCATCGGAGCAGAAGATCAGTCCAAAACGATCGATGGAACGGTCAAGACGATCAACGACATGTCCTCGCGTCTGCAACAAATTGCATCCAGTTCCGAACAAGTCTCTCTGACAGTCGATACAGCGAACATGCTGGTCTCAAGCGGCAATGAAGCGATTGGCGGTGCCATCGCTCAAATGAATTCCATCAACACTACTGTTCTCGAGTTGGCAGAATCAATCAAAATGCTTGGTCACCGCTCTTCAGAAATCAGCAACATTGTTGAGGTCATCACATCCATTGCCGAACAAACGAACCTGTTGGCGCTAAACGCTGCGATCGAAGCTGCCCGTGCTGGAGAGCATGGACGTGGATTTGCTGTTGTCGCCAATGAAGTACGTATCTTGGCCGAGCAATCAGCAAAATCTACTCAACAGATTAAAGACCTCATTAGCGCGATTCAGGTCGATACGAACAAAGCCGTATACGTGATGGAGACGACGACATCTGAGGTTTCGGCTGGAATCGAAGTCGTACATGAAGCTAGCAAGGCCTTCCAGGAAATTTTGTCTGGAACGACAGAAGTAGCACGTCAGATTCAGCAAGTTACCACTGCTACTCATCATATGACAAGCGGAGCAGAGCAAGCTGTCCATTCCATTGAAGCGATTGCCACCACTGCGGAGACAACGGCTTTCGGAACACAAAACATTTCGGCTGCCGCTGAACAACAATTAGCCTCTATGGAGGAAATTTCGTCCTCTGCTGCTTCCCTGTCAAAAATGGCGGATGAGCTGCATGAATCGATTCAGCAATTTAAGGTGTAA
- a CDS encoding sensor histidine kinase, whose protein sequence is MNIKSRIALHLIMWLVLVGLILFVLAGFTLYWTLEEMSKVQSSRQFESVGLQRLIQTIEVEGEDVRFDPTLLEKVRDSGGWLQRIDEKGYVTDSFFTPPDVPSYYGPGQLTAFWLRKSPFPYQLSLWIQEKDGVVHTLLYGMTNRDDDFLQQAMKEADFKNNEIVLPPSIQNQLKSRSGWVQLLDPKGEELASFNKPAKAIKDFSVEELALRSIYPDRYGATIVSHYDQNSGQTWVLSFPLPGTTPGEEPLLTPESKALFIGMGVLLLSAMFVFGIVSYLFGQRFGAPIVHVLRWLTFLRGGKYEEPANADGVPLSQDNRGKRKRKYRIYQDVIDSMDSLSQTLSRNEKLRQETEQLRNEWIAGVSHDLKTPLSSVKGYAHLLGNAEYTWTTEEVHTFAKIILDKSAYMEDLINDLALTYRLRNGQGAPTVELVDLNGCTAEAITEAAKHPLYPEGCIRFIPSAEPVYMLVYKPWFQRIVDNLVANALIHNESGTIVSISVQAVEPSSVVLIFSDNGSGMDEETAERLFERYYRGTDTESRTEGSGLGMVITKALVEAFGGSIEVKTAIGQGTTIAIAWEAEQPPRA, encoded by the coding sequence ATGAATATTAAGAGTAGAATCGCGCTCCATCTCATCATGTGGCTGGTGCTGGTTGGCCTCATTCTCTTTGTGCTAGCCGGGTTTACGTTATATTGGACACTGGAAGAAATGTCAAAAGTACAGTCCTCCCGTCAATTTGAGAGTGTCGGCTTGCAGAGGCTGATCCAGACCATTGAAGTAGAGGGAGAGGATGTCCGTTTTGACCCGACGCTGCTGGAGAAGGTGCGGGATAGCGGAGGGTGGCTTCAGCGGATTGATGAAAAGGGTTATGTCACCGACTCTTTCTTTACCCCGCCTGACGTACCCAGCTACTATGGTCCTGGTCAATTAACGGCTTTTTGGCTCCGAAAAAGCCCGTTTCCGTATCAGCTATCGCTATGGATACAGGAAAAAGACGGCGTGGTACACACCTTGCTGTATGGGATGACGAACCGCGATGACGACTTTTTGCAGCAGGCGATGAAGGAGGCTGATTTTAAAAATAACGAGATCGTGCTTCCTCCAAGCATCCAAAATCAATTGAAGAGTAGATCGGGGTGGGTGCAGCTCCTGGACCCGAAGGGAGAGGAGCTGGCTTCCTTCAATAAGCCTGCAAAAGCGATCAAGGATTTCTCGGTGGAAGAACTGGCGCTGCGCTCGATATACCCGGATCGCTACGGAGCAACAATCGTATCGCATTATGATCAAAACAGCGGACAAACCTGGGTGCTCAGTTTTCCGTTGCCAGGAACGACTCCCGGGGAAGAACCGCTTTTGACACCGGAAAGTAAGGCCCTTTTCATCGGGATGGGCGTGTTACTCTTGTCAGCGATGTTCGTCTTCGGGATTGTGTCCTACTTGTTCGGACAGCGATTTGGCGCACCGATTGTTCATGTTTTACGATGGCTGACCTTTCTGCGTGGAGGAAAGTACGAGGAGCCTGCCAATGCGGATGGTGTTCCGCTCAGCCAAGACAACCGAGGGAAGAGAAAGCGTAAATACCGTATCTACCAAGATGTGATTGACTCGATGGATTCCTTGTCGCAAACGCTTTCCCGCAACGAAAAGCTGCGTCAAGAAACAGAGCAATTGAGAAATGAGTGGATCGCCGGTGTTTCCCATGATCTAAAAACGCCGCTGTCCTCTGTCAAAGGCTACGCGCATCTGTTAGGAAATGCTGAGTATACGTGGACGACAGAAGAGGTACATACTTTCGCCAAGATTATTTTGGACAAGTCAGCATATATGGAAGACTTGATCAACGATTTGGCGCTGACATATCGATTGAGGAACGGACAAGGTGCTCCTACAGTCGAACTCGTTGACCTGAATGGTTGCACAGCGGAAGCCATCACGGAAGCAGCAAAACATCCCTTGTACCCGGAAGGCTGCATCCGGTTTATCCCCTCTGCCGAACCTGTTTACATGCTCGTCTACAAGCCATGGTTTCAGCGAATCGTGGATAATCTGGTTGCCAATGCCTTGATTCACAACGAGAGCGGTACGATTGTGTCCATCAGTGTACAGGCAGTCGAGCCATCTTCAGTTGTGCTCATTTTTAGCGACAATGGAAGCGGGATGGATGAAGAAACAGCGGAACGACTTTTCGAGAGGTATTATCGTGGCACAGACACCGAGTCCCGCACGGAGGGCTCTGGCCTTGGGATGGTCATTACAAAAGCATTAGTGGAAGCGTTTGGTGGTTCAATCGAAGTGAAAACAGCTATCGGGCAGGGGACGACGATTGCGATTGCGTGGGAAGCGGAGCAACCGCCTCGGGCTTAA